One segment of Chelonia mydas isolate rCheMyd1 unplaced genomic scaffold, rCheMyd1.pri.v2 scaffold_63_arrow_ctg1, whole genome shotgun sequence DNA contains the following:
- the G6PD gene encoding glucose-6-phosphate 1-dehydrogenase isoform X1 has product MGSRASVGPAAERERDLGSGSSNSSTMTLQRELSRSQVCGMMREELCQGKDFLQSDTHIFIIMGASGDLAKKKIYPTIWWLFRDGLLPDDTYVMGYARSKITMADIRKQSQPYFKVEPDEQKKLEEFFARNSYMSGTYDDSTSFRRLNAHLDALHNGDKANRLFYLALPPSVYEHVTRNIKECCMGHGGWNRIIVEKPFGKDLESSNKLSNHIASLFREDQIYRIDHYLGKEMVQNLMVLRFGNRIFGPVWNRDNVACVILTFKEPFGTEGRGGYFDEFGIIRDVMQNHLLQMLCLVAMEKPASTDSDDVRDEKVKVLKCISELQLGNVVLGQYMGNPDGVGEARKSYLDDPTVPTGSNTATFAIAVLYVDNERWDGVPFVLRCGKALNERKAEVRLQFRDVPGDIFHRQCKRNELVVRVQPNEAVYTKMMTKKPGMFFDPEESELDLTYGNRYKDVKLPDAYERLILDVFCGNQMHFVRSDELREAWRIFTPLLHKIESERIKPIPYCYGSRGPPEADELMKRVGFQYEGTYRWVNPHKL; this is encoded by the exons aTGGGGAGCCGGGCGAGCGTTGGACCGGCGGCAGAGCGGGAGCGAGACCTGGGGAGCG GGAGCAGCAATTCAAGCACCATGACTCTTCAGCGGGAGCTGAGCCGCTCGCAGGTGTGTGGGATGATGCGCGAGGAGCTGTGCCAGGGCAAGGACTTCCTCCAGTCCGACACCCACATCTTCATCATCATGGGGGCCTCG GGCGACTTGGCCAAGAAGAAGATCTACCCGACCATCTG GTGGCTCTTCCGGGATGGTCTCCTGCCCGATGATACCTACGTGATGGGCTATGCCCGTTCCAAGATCACCATGGCCGACATCCGCAAGCAGAGCCAGCCCTACTTCAAG GTGGAGCCGGATGAGCAGAAGAAGCTGGAGGAGTTCTTCGCCCGGAACAGCTACATGTCGGGGACTTacgatgacagcacctccttccGGCGGCTGAACGCCCACCTGGACGCACTGCACAATGGGGACAAGGCCAACCGGCTCTTCTACCTCGCACTGCCCCCTAGTGTCTACGAACACGTCACCCGCAACATCAAGGAGTGCTGCATGGGCCACGG ggGCTGGAACCGCATCATTGTGGAGAAGCCATTCGGGAAGGACCTGGAGAGCTCCAACAAACTGTCCAATCACATCGCGTCGCTCTTCAGGGAGGACCAGATCTACCGCATTGACCACTACCTGGGCAAGGAGATGGTGCAGAACCTCATGGTGctgag GTTCGGGAACCGGATCTTCGGCCCTGTGTGGAACCGGGACAATGTGGCCTGCGTCATCCTGACCTTCAAGGAGCCATTCGGCACAGAGGGGCGGGGCGGCTACTTTGATGAGTTTGGGATCATCCg CGATGTGATGCAGAACCACCTACTGCAGATGCTCTGCCTGGTGGCCATGGAGAAACCAGCCTCCACCGACTCAGACGATGTGCGGGATGAGAAG GTGAAGGTGCTGAAGTGCATCTCGGAGTTGCAGCTGGGCAATGTGGTGCTGGGCCAGTACATGGGGAACCCCGATGGGGTGGGTGAGGCCCGGAAGAGCTACCTGGATGACCCCACCGTCCCCACTGGCTCGAACACAGCCACCTTCGCTATCGCCGTGCTGTACGTGGACAACGAGAGATGGGATG gtgtCCCGTTCGTGCTACGCTGCGGGAAGGCCTTGAACGAACGCAAGGCCGAGGTGCGCCTGCAGTTCCGGGATGTGCCGGGTGACATCTTCCACCGGCAGTGCAAGCGCAACGAGCTGGTGGTCCGGGTGCAGCCCAACGAGGCCGTCTACACCAAGATGATGACCAAGAAACCCGGCATGTTCTTCGACCCCGAGGAGTCAGAGCTGGACCTGACCTACGGCAACCGCTACAAG GATGTGAAGCTGCCAGATGCCTACGAGCGACTCATCCTGGACGTCTTCTGTGGCAACCAGATGCACTTTGTGCGCAG tgaTGAGCTGCGCGAAGCCTGGCGCATTTTCACTCCACTGCTGCACAAGATAGAGTCTGAGAGAATCAAACCCATCCCATACTGCTATGGCAG CCGGGGCCCACCCGAGGCGGATGAGCTGATGAAGAGGGTCGGGTTCCAGTACGAGGGCACCTACCGCTGGGTGAATCCGCACAAGCTCTGA
- the G6PD gene encoding glucose-6-phosphate 1-dehydrogenase isoform X2: MTLQRELSRSQVCGMMREELCQGKDFLQSDTHIFIIMGASGDLAKKKIYPTIWWLFRDGLLPDDTYVMGYARSKITMADIRKQSQPYFKVEPDEQKKLEEFFARNSYMSGTYDDSTSFRRLNAHLDALHNGDKANRLFYLALPPSVYEHVTRNIKECCMGHGGWNRIIVEKPFGKDLESSNKLSNHIASLFREDQIYRIDHYLGKEMVQNLMVLRFGNRIFGPVWNRDNVACVILTFKEPFGTEGRGGYFDEFGIIRDVMQNHLLQMLCLVAMEKPASTDSDDVRDEKVKVLKCISELQLGNVVLGQYMGNPDGVGEARKSYLDDPTVPTGSNTATFAIAVLYVDNERWDGVPFVLRCGKALNERKAEVRLQFRDVPGDIFHRQCKRNELVVRVQPNEAVYTKMMTKKPGMFFDPEESELDLTYGNRYKDVKLPDAYERLILDVFCGNQMHFVRSDELREAWRIFTPLLHKIESERIKPIPYCYGSRGPPEADELMKRVGFQYEGTYRWVNPHKL; encoded by the exons ATGACTCTTCAGCGGGAGCTGAGCCGCTCGCAGGTGTGTGGGATGATGCGCGAGGAGCTGTGCCAGGGCAAGGACTTCCTCCAGTCCGACACCCACATCTTCATCATCATGGGGGCCTCG GGCGACTTGGCCAAGAAGAAGATCTACCCGACCATCTG GTGGCTCTTCCGGGATGGTCTCCTGCCCGATGATACCTACGTGATGGGCTATGCCCGTTCCAAGATCACCATGGCCGACATCCGCAAGCAGAGCCAGCCCTACTTCAAG GTGGAGCCGGATGAGCAGAAGAAGCTGGAGGAGTTCTTCGCCCGGAACAGCTACATGTCGGGGACTTacgatgacagcacctccttccGGCGGCTGAACGCCCACCTGGACGCACTGCACAATGGGGACAAGGCCAACCGGCTCTTCTACCTCGCACTGCCCCCTAGTGTCTACGAACACGTCACCCGCAACATCAAGGAGTGCTGCATGGGCCACGG ggGCTGGAACCGCATCATTGTGGAGAAGCCATTCGGGAAGGACCTGGAGAGCTCCAACAAACTGTCCAATCACATCGCGTCGCTCTTCAGGGAGGACCAGATCTACCGCATTGACCACTACCTGGGCAAGGAGATGGTGCAGAACCTCATGGTGctgag GTTCGGGAACCGGATCTTCGGCCCTGTGTGGAACCGGGACAATGTGGCCTGCGTCATCCTGACCTTCAAGGAGCCATTCGGCACAGAGGGGCGGGGCGGCTACTTTGATGAGTTTGGGATCATCCg CGATGTGATGCAGAACCACCTACTGCAGATGCTCTGCCTGGTGGCCATGGAGAAACCAGCCTCCACCGACTCAGACGATGTGCGGGATGAGAAG GTGAAGGTGCTGAAGTGCATCTCGGAGTTGCAGCTGGGCAATGTGGTGCTGGGCCAGTACATGGGGAACCCCGATGGGGTGGGTGAGGCCCGGAAGAGCTACCTGGATGACCCCACCGTCCCCACTGGCTCGAACACAGCCACCTTCGCTATCGCCGTGCTGTACGTGGACAACGAGAGATGGGATG gtgtCCCGTTCGTGCTACGCTGCGGGAAGGCCTTGAACGAACGCAAGGCCGAGGTGCGCCTGCAGTTCCGGGATGTGCCGGGTGACATCTTCCACCGGCAGTGCAAGCGCAACGAGCTGGTGGTCCGGGTGCAGCCCAACGAGGCCGTCTACACCAAGATGATGACCAAGAAACCCGGCATGTTCTTCGACCCCGAGGAGTCAGAGCTGGACCTGACCTACGGCAACCGCTACAAG GATGTGAAGCTGCCAGATGCCTACGAGCGACTCATCCTGGACGTCTTCTGTGGCAACCAGATGCACTTTGTGCGCAG tgaTGAGCTGCGCGAAGCCTGGCGCATTTTCACTCCACTGCTGCACAAGATAGAGTCTGAGAGAATCAAACCCATCCCATACTGCTATGGCAG CCGGGGCCCACCCGAGGCGGATGAGCTGATGAAGAGGGTCGGGTTCCAGTACGAGGGCACCTACCGCTGGGTGAATCCGCACAAGCTCTGA